A DNA window from Leptospira selangorensis contains the following coding sequences:
- a CDS encoding copper resistance protein CopD, whose translation MYFIALLFHFFAAAFWVGGMLFFVLIFRPVYKDKELSDVKTLLLLKIALQFRKLSYYVFIILLCSGISIAYLKGYFEVYSQISYWLSPHGAVFLVKMILFLLLLLSSVLHDFLIGPTAFKDMQNGVRSDSRSRKYASIFGRINLLISLLIAVLGLAYSRGFTF comes from the coding sequence ATGTATTTTATAGCTCTATTATTTCACTTTTTTGCGGCTGCCTTTTGGGTGGGTGGAATGCTATTCTTTGTGTTGATCTTTCGTCCGGTGTATAAGGATAAAGAGCTTTCGGATGTTAAAACTCTATTATTGCTTAAAATAGCATTACAATTCAGAAAACTTTCTTATTATGTATTTATAATATTGTTGTGCTCGGGTATCAGCATCGCTTATTTGAAGGGATATTTCGAGGTTTATTCCCAGATCTCCTATTGGCTATCTCCTCATGGAGCGGTCTTTCTTGTTAAAATGATCTTATTCCTTCTTCTCCTTTTAAGTTCTGTTCTTCACGATTTTTTGATCGGCCCAACTGCATTCAAGGATATGCAGAATGGAGTTAGGTCGGATAGCCGTAGTCGAAAATATGCATCCATTTTTGGAAGGATCAACCTTCTGATCTCTTTGTTGATCGCAGTATTGGGGCTTGCGTATTCGAGAGGTTTTACGTTTTAG
- a CDS encoding Crp/Fnr family transcriptional regulator — MIIVIRSKDGPNRFQIVKTCRKESNDNEKYMGLMIFDEISEEEMLSIFSGGRKRILKKDEFLFHQGDETDCLHLLIEGKLQIFKYDSSSNEITLNFFNPVSMVAELALINGIPFPASGRFVTDGAVLSLPFKELHERIKTDIPLNHLLIQSLFTKIQALNLSINRGMTMDSLQRVAHFLYYLPENQATLAHSQIASMLALRPETFSRTLKQLKDKGIINPERGLIEVLKKEELKNYF, encoded by the coding sequence ATGATAATTGTCATACGGTCGAAAGATGGACCGAATCGTTTTCAGATCGTCAAAACATGTAGAAAAGAATCGAATGATAATGAGAAATATATGGGACTAATGATCTTCGATGAAATATCCGAAGAAGAGATGTTATCTATCTTTTCAGGTGGAAGGAAACGTATCCTAAAAAAAGACGAATTCTTATTTCATCAAGGCGATGAAACGGATTGTTTACATCTTCTTATAGAAGGTAAACTACAGATATTTAAATATGATTCCAGTTCCAATGAGATCACTTTGAATTTTTTTAATCCGGTTTCCATGGTCGCAGAACTAGCACTTATAAACGGGATCCCTTTTCCTGCCTCAGGCAGATTCGTAACAGATGGAGCGGTCCTTTCTCTTCCTTTTAAAGAGTTACATGAAAGAATAAAAACGGATATCCCCTTAAATCATCTTTTGATCCAATCTTTGTTCACTAAGATCCAAGCTCTAAATCTTTCTATTAATCGTGGAATGACTATGGATTCCTTGCAAAGAGTGGCTCACTTTCTATATTATCTTCCTGAGAACCAAGCAACACTTGCACATTCTCAGATCGCTTCTATGCTCGCCCTAAGGCCTGAAACTTTTTCAAGAACACTCAAACAACTCAAAGATAAAGGAATTATAAACCCGGAAAGAGGCTTGATAGAAGTTTTAAAAAAAGAAGAATTAAAAAATTACTTCTAA
- a CDS encoding c-type cytochrome, with product MKIIKNIIKFGKITPVLLGLIAFSFCGKEKPAEAESSVGSKGIGPITSVTLGALDEGMAQKGKQNFETKCSACHKFEEKVVGPALKGVTERRTPEWIMNMILNPMEMTQKDPIAQELLAEHLTQMTFQNVQESEAREILEYLRKMDKK from the coding sequence ATGAAGATAATTAAGAATATCATAAAATTCGGTAAGATCACTCCGGTACTGTTAGGTTTAATCGCTTTCTCTTTTTGCGGGAAAGAAAAACCGGCAGAAGCCGAGAGTTCTGTCGGTAGTAAGGGGATCGGGCCGATCACTTCTGTTACGTTAGGCGCATTGGACGAAGGGATGGCTCAAAAAGGGAAACAGAACTTCGAAACAAAATGTAGTGCCTGTCATAAATTCGAAGAGAAGGTCGTAGGACCTGCGTTAAAGGGAGTAACCGAGAGAAGAACTCCAGAGTGGATCATGAATATGATCTTGAATCCTATGGAGATGACCCAAAAGGATCCGATCGCTCAAGAACTTCTCGCAGAACATCTAACTCAGATGACTTTCCAAAACGTACAAGAATCTGAGGCCAGAGAGATCTTGGAATATCTTAGAAAAATGGATAAGAAATAA
- the nosZ gene encoding Sec-dependent nitrous-oxide reductase, producing MVLISLGYGCKGGAATAALASDAAKRVYVAPGEKDEVYAFLSGGFSGQMSVYGIPSTRLFKIIPVFSVFPENGYGYDEETKNMLRTTHGYVPWDDSHHIEASMTDGKQDGRWLFLNANNTPRLARIDLRSFETKEIIEIPNSAGNHASPFATENTEYLMAATRFSVPIPQASVPIENFSKGDFKGTVTMVKVDPKSGRLSLELQILVPGFDYDLSHCGKGKSHDWCFFTSYNSEQAYKMIEVGASKNDKDYILAFNWVRAKQCLDQGKASNFGGEYYRNYLPENQPAISEKLSGVKMLQPKDCPGVMYYMPTPKSPHGTDVDPTGEYIVGGGKLATVIPVHSFSKLMDVKDKPEHRSGMIMDIPILKYESTLAGEVKKPCLGPLHTEFDGKGYAYTSCFVSSEVVKWELGTWEVEQHLPAYYSVGHLSIVGGSSKDPYGKYLIALNKITKDRYLPVGMELPQSAQLYDISGGKAELLSDFPTVGEPHYSQMIPAKLLMDKAAKIYPLEENKHPYAIKNEKDARVVREGNTVRVYMTQIRSHFKPDTIEVRSGDTVFFHVTNLEQDFDIPHGFAVGGAPEMPNLLIMPGQTRTFKWKAPKPGIYPFYCTDFCSALHQEMQQYIRVLP from the coding sequence ATGGTCCTAATCAGTTTAGGGTACGGATGTAAGGGTGGGGCTGCAACTGCTGCTCTCGCTTCCGATGCGGCGAAGAGAGTGTATGTTGCGCCGGGAGAAAAGGACGAAGTTTACGCCTTCCTTTCCGGAGGATTCAGCGGTCAAATGTCGGTCTACGGAATTCCTTCTACACGTTTATTCAAGATCATTCCGGTCTTCTCTGTTTTTCCGGAGAACGGTTATGGATATGATGAAGAAACTAAGAACATGCTTAGAACTACTCATGGATATGTTCCTTGGGACGATAGTCATCATATAGAAGCGTCCATGACTGACGGAAAACAAGACGGTCGTTGGTTGTTCTTGAATGCAAACAATACTCCTAGACTTGCTCGGATCGATCTGAGATCTTTTGAAACCAAAGAGATCATTGAGATCCCGAACAGTGCGGGTAACCATGCTTCTCCTTTTGCTACGGAAAACACCGAGTATCTGATGGCGGCGACTAGGTTCTCTGTTCCAATACCTCAGGCAAGTGTTCCTATAGAAAATTTCTCTAAAGGAGATTTTAAAGGAACAGTTACTATGGTGAAGGTAGATCCTAAATCAGGAAGACTTTCTTTGGAACTCCAGATCCTTGTTCCCGGTTTCGATTACGATCTATCACATTGTGGAAAAGGGAAATCTCACGACTGGTGCTTCTTTACATCTTATAACTCTGAACAAGCATATAAGATGATAGAAGTAGGAGCTTCTAAGAATGATAAGGATTATATCTTAGCATTCAACTGGGTTCGTGCTAAACAATGTTTGGATCAAGGAAAGGCGTCTAACTTCGGAGGAGAATATTATAGAAATTATCTTCCGGAGAATCAACCTGCGATTTCTGAAAAGTTAAGTGGAGTAAAAATGCTCCAACCTAAGGACTGTCCGGGAGTCATGTATTATATGCCTACTCCTAAGAGTCCTCACGGAACGGACGTGGATCCTACCGGAGAATATATAGTGGGTGGAGGAAAGCTCGCTACAGTGATTCCGGTTCACTCCTTCTCTAAACTTATGGATGTGAAGGACAAACCTGAACATAGATCCGGAATGATCATGGATATTCCGATCCTAAAATACGAATCCACTCTTGCTGGAGAAGTTAAGAAACCTTGTTTAGGTCCTTTACATACGGAGTTTGATGGAAAGGGGTATGCTTACACTTCTTGTTTCGTAAGTTCAGAAGTTGTAAAATGGGAATTGGGAACCTGGGAAGTAGAACAACATCTTCCTGCTTATTATAGTGTTGGTCACCTTTCTATCGTAGGTGGAAGTTCCAAAGATCCGTATGGAAAATATCTGATCGCATTGAATAAGATCACTAAGGATAGATATCTTCCTGTAGGTATGGAATTACCTCAGAGTGCTCAGCTCTATGATATTTCAGGAGGTAAGGCAGAACTTCTTTCCGACTTCCCAACTGTAGGAGAGCCTCATTATTCTCAAATGATCCCTGCAAAACTTCTTATGGATAAGGCAGCGAAAATTTATCCATTAGAAGAAAATAAACATCCATATGCGATCAAGAATGAGAAGGATGCGAGAGTTGTTCGTGAAGGAAATACTGTCCGTGTTTATATGACACAGATACGTTCTCACTTTAAACCGGACACTATCGAGGTGAGAAGTGGAGATACCGTCTTCTTCCATGTGACTAACTTGGAACAAGACTTTGATATTCCGCACGGTTTCGCTGTGGGTGGGGCGCCGGAGATGCCTAACCTTCTGATCATGCCGGGACAGACCAGGACTTTCAAATGGAAAGCACCTAAGCCTGGAATATATCCGTTCTACTGCACGGATTTCTGTTCAGCTCTTCACCAAGAAATGCAGCAGTACATAAGGGTGCTTCCTTAA
- a CDS encoding nitrous oxide reductase accessory protein NosL — protein MFQNRSGFPVIILLLVVSVSVFCSKREPILPEFGRELCAHCSMAIVDKRFHAQLLTEKGRRYYFDSIECSHSFEKSARYSSGSVWFADFENPDHMISEDMAVLVNSSELRSPMGEGLAAFSSMERAKGFLNTHKGSIWSRNNEKDH, from the coding sequence ATGTTCCAAAATAGATCCGGTTTTCCGGTGATCATTTTGCTCTTGGTAGTATCGGTTTCGGTTTTCTGTTCCAAAAGAGAACCGATCCTTCCCGAATTCGGAAGAGAACTTTGTGCTCATTGTTCCATGGCAATAGTAGATAAACGTTTCCATGCTCAGTTATTAACCGAAAAGGGAAGAAGATACTATTTTGATTCCATAGAATGTTCTCACTCTTTCGAAAAATCCGCAAGATATTCTTCCGGATCCGTATGGTTCGCAGATTTTGAAAATCCGGATCATATGATCTCCGAAGATATGGCGGTGCTCGTCAATTCTTCGGAACTACGTTCTCCTATGGGGGAAGGGCTTGCGGCATTCTCCTCTATGGAACGAGCAAAAGGTTTTCTGAATACTCATAAAGGCTCTATCTGGAGTCGAAACAATGAAAAAGATCATTGA
- a CDS encoding nitrous oxide reductase family maturation protein NosD: protein MKKIIDWYHENFRISFRYSRLIAMFSFFFCLTPSDIFSKELEVCIDKCNFYSIQTAIDSANSGDTIRIRKGIYREGMISISKPLILEGSNGVILDGKKEKHVLDIRANNVVIRGLNIIGSGVSDTSEYSGVHAEKIKYCVIENNEFEDNAYAIYLAEVEDCTVRGNVSAGNAVNEVSGGNGIHLWSSKGIRIEGNELKKHRDGIYLEFSSNLKIEENYSHDNIRYGMHFMFSSDNDFRANKFENNSAGVAVMYSKNILIENNSFENNWGDSSYGLLLKEISESILTKNLFVHNTVAIFADGCNRNYFTHNILKDNGWGVRILGNSESNQFVQNEFKENVFDISTNTKHSTNSFRENFWDNYDGYDLDLDRFGDIPHKPVHFFGYWVVVYPFLMVLYNSPVVNFLQAIEKAFPIVTPIDLEDPKPKMRSRV from the coding sequence ATGAAAAAGATCATTGATTGGTATCATGAAAATTTTCGGATCAGTTTTAGATATTCGCGATTGATTGCGATGTTCTCCTTCTTCTTTTGTCTAACTCCCTCCGATATTTTTTCCAAAGAGTTAGAAGTATGTATAGATAAGTGTAATTTTTACTCTATCCAAACCGCGATTGATTCTGCAAACTCCGGAGATACGATCAGGATCAGAAAAGGAATCTACCGAGAAGGAATGATATCCATTTCTAAACCCTTAATTTTGGAAGGTTCTAATGGCGTTATCTTAGATGGTAAAAAAGAAAAACATGTGCTGGATATCCGAGCCAATAACGTCGTAATTCGCGGATTGAATATTATAGGGAGCGGAGTTTCGGATACTTCGGAGTATTCCGGAGTTCATGCAGAAAAAATAAAATACTGTGTCATAGAAAATAATGAGTTCGAGGACAATGCATACGCGATCTATCTTGCAGAAGTAGAGGATTGTACCGTCCGAGGGAACGTTTCCGCGGGAAATGCAGTAAATGAAGTTTCCGGAGGAAATGGGATCCATCTCTGGTCTTCCAAAGGAATCAGGATAGAAGGGAATGAATTAAAAAAACATAGGGACGGGATCTATCTGGAATTTTCGAGTAATCTCAAGATAGAGGAGAATTATTCACATGATAATATCCGCTATGGAATGCACTTTATGTTTTCTTCGGATAATGATTTTAGGGCGAACAAATTCGAAAACAACTCTGCCGGAGTTGCGGTGATGTATAGTAAAAATATACTCATCGAAAATAACAGCTTCGAGAATAATTGGGGAGATAGTTCTTACGGTCTTTTGTTAAAGGAAATTTCCGAAAGTATTCTCACAAAAAACTTATTCGTTCATAATACAGTGGCGATCTTTGCCGACGGATGTAATCGAAATTATTTTACTCATAATATACTGAAAGATAACGGATGGGGCGTTCGTATATTAGGAAATAGTGAATCCAATCAATTTGTGCAGAATGAATTCAAGGAGAACGTATTCGATATCAGCACAAATACAAAACATAGTACGAATTCATTTAGAGAAAATTTTTGGGATAACTACGATGGTTATGATTTGGATCTGGATAGATTCGGAGATATTCCTCATAAGCCTGTTCATTTTTTCGGATATTGGGTAGTAGTTTATCCTTTTCTAATGGTTCTTTATAATTCTCCAGTCGTAAACTTTTTACAAGCAATCGAAAAGGCATTTCCGATCGTTACTCCGATCGATCTAGAAGATCCGAAACCTAAGATGAGGAGCCGTGTATGA
- a CDS encoding ABC transporter ATP-binding protein — translation MMQVKDLTVQYGKSIAVKGISFDAKEGSILSLIGPNGSGKSSVLKSIVGLVKPTRGHIEFTRKEEGQPDSKIGYMPQAPLFPKNVMVSELADFLKKLEPSDPKEFQELFDLLGLKNYENIKFGALSGGTKQKVNILQCFSIRKPVYIVDEPTASLDPYISNLLKEILLRKKKEGALLVFSTHILSEVEEIADRFLLMSEGSLLIDDSPGNFVKNNDKGNLQNTLMEFWNTKYSERR, via the coding sequence ATGATGCAAGTGAAAGATTTAACCGTTCAATATGGAAAATCAATCGCTGTTAAGGGAATTTCTTTCGATGCAAAAGAAGGAAGTATATTATCCTTGATCGGCCCTAATGGTTCCGGAAAAAGTTCAGTCCTCAAAAGTATCGTAGGTTTGGTAAAACCTACTCGCGGTCATATAGAGTTTACGAGAAAGGAAGAAGGGCAGCCCGATTCTAAGATCGGATATATGCCCCAAGCTCCTTTGTTCCCTAAAAATGTAATGGTGTCCGAACTGGCGGATTTTTTAAAAAAACTGGAGCCTTCCGATCCGAAAGAATTTCAGGAATTATTCGATCTACTTGGTCTCAAGAATTATGAAAATATAAAATTCGGAGCCTTGTCCGGGGGAACAAAACAAAAAGTAAATATTCTGCAATGTTTTTCGATCCGTAAACCTGTATATATAGTAGATGAGCCTACTGCAAGTTTGGATCCTTATATCTCTAATCTTTTAAAGGAAATATTGCTCCGAAAAAAGAAAGAAGGGGCTTTGCTTGTTTTTTCAACTCATATCTTAAGTGAAGTAGAAGAGATTGCGGATCGTTTTTTACTTATGTCAGAAGGCTCCTTATTAATTGATGATTCGCCGGGAAATTTCGTAAAAAACAATGATAAAGGGAATCTTCAGAACACATTAATGGAATTTTGGAACACCAAATATTCGGAAAGAAGATGA
- a CDS encoding ABC transporter permease, which translates to MKELILFELRENIRSKWMFVFAGFLAISAGALNYFGDESGGRLVVSQMNLVLFVVPLFSITFSGLTFNDSLPFAEVLLSKSLTRSQYFFGKYCGVSISLFLSFLIGLGIPGVPLFFSDPKLAILFSELILFGTVLILVFVSLGFLLASFFKKGELIVSGALLVWLYFFLLFDSFVFMLSIYLGDYPVEIPALLVILFNPVDLVRILIILQTKASVLLGFSGAFLIRSLGTSIVVLLSILFLMFWVMMPLSISYKRFLVRNF; encoded by the coding sequence ATGAAAGAACTAATCCTATTCGAGCTAAGAGAAAATATTAGAAGTAAATGGATGTTTGTGTTTGCAGGTTTTCTTGCGATTTCTGCAGGAGCACTTAATTATTTCGGAGATGAAAGCGGAGGGAGATTGGTAGTGAGCCAGATGAATCTGGTATTATTCGTCGTTCCTTTATTCTCTATTACATTTTCCGGATTAACATTTAACGATTCTCTTCCCTTTGCGGAAGTGCTTCTTTCTAAATCATTAACCAGGTCTCAATATTTTTTCGGGAAATATTGCGGGGTGAGTATATCTCTTTTTTTAAGTTTTCTGATCGGACTCGGAATTCCGGGGGTTCCGCTTTTTTTCAGTGATCCTAAACTTGCGATCTTATTCTCTGAGTTGATACTTTTCGGAACTGTTCTGATCTTAGTATTTGTTTCTTTAGGATTTTTATTGGCTTCGTTCTTTAAAAAAGGAGAATTGATTGTCTCCGGAGCATTACTCGTTTGGTTATACTTCTTTTTACTTTTTGATTCTTTCGTATTTATGTTAAGTATCTATTTGGGTGATTATCCGGTAGAGATCCCTGCATTACTCGTTATTCTATTCAATCCGGTCGATCTCGTTAGAATTTTGATCATTCTACAGACAAAGGCCTCGGTATTACTAGGATTTTCCGGGGCATTTTTGATCAGAAGTTTAGGTACATCAATTGTAGTTTTATTGTCTATTTTGTTCCTAATGTTCTGGGTTATGATGCCATTAAGTATTTCTTATAAAAGATTCTTAGTCCGAAATTTTTAA
- a CDS encoding transporter, protein MKYRVFLFYFLIIFSFHNIFSGEVDIPKPVEEIDPHAHHRKESKEQGHHHGSRADQIAPAGLMFPHVHNKGSWVLDFRYMGMQMSGLLNGNKSMGTYEALWFPQFDPSVSMPSGSLLTGGPNIPQTSANGYRYMSVPKSMLMESYMTSAMYGISDDTMIMFMVPVVKNQMMMETSNFDSSAMKSGGVGDISFSAAHRILKRNDHEFFLNFGVSLPTGSIDERDWMPMMGNQKVPYNMQPGTGTINYLPGIAYSGKSDRFSWGLGGNANLRSSKNQNQYRFGNIYELSSWIAYSIFSWTSVSIRVQAVYWDNIKGQDGSLDPKMDPQNDPKRQGGNRTDALVGMNFLLEEKIRFGFEVGKPFHQHLNGPQIAMQTMFNVFVRYDLN, encoded by the coding sequence ATGAAGTATCGCGTTTTCCTTTTCTATTTTTTAATTATATTTTCTTTTCATAATATTTTTTCAGGTGAGGTAGATATACCTAAACCGGTAGAAGAAATAGATCCCCATGCACACCATCGTAAAGAATCTAAAGAACAGGGTCATCATCACGGATCGAGAGCGGACCAAATTGCACCTGCTGGTCTAATGTTTCCCCATGTTCATAATAAAGGTTCTTGGGTTTTAGATTTTCGTTATATGGGGATGCAAATGTCGGGACTTCTGAATGGGAACAAATCCATGGGAACCTATGAAGCTCTTTGGTTCCCTCAATTCGATCCAAGTGTTTCTATGCCGAGTGGAAGTTTACTGACAGGAGGGCCTAATATTCCTCAAACATCCGCCAACGGATATCGTTATATGTCGGTTCCAAAATCCATGTTAATGGAATCATATATGACAAGTGCGATGTATGGAATTTCGGACGATACGATGATCATGTTTATGGTGCCGGTCGTAAAAAATCAAATGATGATGGAAACCAGCAATTTTGATTCTTCTGCAATGAAATCCGGAGGTGTAGGAGATATTTCTTTTTCTGCAGCTCATCGTATCCTAAAACGGAATGATCACGAATTCTTTTTAAACTTCGGGGTCTCCCTCCCTACCGGTTCCATTGATGAACGAGATTGGATGCCGATGATGGGAAATCAAAAGGTTCCCTATAATATGCAACCGGGCACCGGAACGATCAATTATTTACCGGGAATCGCATATTCCGGAAAATCGGATCGATTCTCTTGGGGACTAGGAGGGAATGCGAATCTGCGCAGTTCCAAAAATCAAAACCAATATCGTTTCGGAAATATATATGAACTGAGTTCCTGGATCGCTTACTCTATATTTTCTTGGACTAGCGTTTCTATTCGAGTGCAAGCAGTGTATTGGGATAATATCAAAGGGCAAGATGGTTCTTTGGATCCGAAAATGGATCCTCAAAACGATCCGAAACGACAAGGAGGAAATCGAACAGACGCATTAGTCGGGATGAATTTTCTTTTAGAAGAAAAAATTCGATTCGGTTTCGAAGTTGGTAAACCTTTCCATCAACATCTAAACGGTCCCCAAATTGCAATGCAAACAATGTTCAATGTATTCGTTCGTTATGATCTAAATTAA
- a CDS encoding LIC_11090 family protein codes for MKTITTWFLTLIFFPRLLVPAEGSVFEKLFLGNLICQCNHNSNRETHPNQEDDFFRTKTELAKSTNSEKQDRPNCHSNPESTVHECGCKKENSDRIYSQISVFSYYVIVSRIYIIPVLGSTFGMEELYFAKLSKAHNRKFKRPPKYLSLA; via the coding sequence ATGAAAACGATTACAACTTGGTTTTTAACTCTGATCTTTTTTCCGCGCTTGCTTGTTCCTGCAGAAGGAAGCGTGTTCGAAAAATTATTTTTAGGAAATTTGATCTGCCAATGTAATCATAATTCAAACCGAGAGACTCATCCAAATCAGGAAGATGATTTTTTCCGCACCAAGACCGAACTGGCAAAATCAACCAACTCTGAAAAACAAGATCGTCCAAACTGCCATTCAAATCCTGAATCGACCGTGCATGAATGTGGATGCAAAAAGGAAAATTCCGATCGGATATACTCCCAAATCAGTGTATTCTCTTATTATGTAATTGTATCTCGAATTTATATCATTCCGGTTCTAGGATCTACTTTTGGAATGGAGGAATTATACTTCGCAAAATTGTCCAAAGCCCATAACAGAAAATTCAAACGTCCTCCCAAATATCTTTCCTTAGCCTAA
- a CDS encoding sterol desaturase family protein, with the protein MQSYFTEIFRSLLSPIRIIFLPSVKIYWFYILSSILITLLLIIWRSWKEEGFRSKDYLRENLSKKIWLHKSALLDYKYYLINTFLFALFFSYFVISGAGVSAFISGLLFKIFGEANHLSSSGTFFILIYSILFWLANDFGRFFAHWLLHKTFLWEFHKLHHSAKVLNPLTVYRVHPVEAILVNSLGALCSGIVTGLAVFLFPNGINMLSFLGVNAGIFVFNLYANLRHSHIGLRFPRWLSKIFLSPAQHQIHHSTDINLQNKNIGVSFAFWDILFGSLYIPQEGEAEQTIFGLEEEDDSNFENLFKIYFLPFQKILSKTRTLITLSKHESKS; encoded by the coding sequence ATGCAGTCGTATTTCACGGAGATTTTTCGTTCTCTTCTTAGTCCAATACGGATCATATTTCTACCTTCCGTAAAGATATATTGGTTCTATATTTTAAGTTCAATTCTGATCACTCTATTATTGATCATATGGAGAAGCTGGAAGGAAGAAGGATTTAGATCCAAGGATTATCTTCGTGAAAATTTATCTAAGAAGATATGGCTGCACAAATCCGCCTTATTGGATTATAAATATTATTTAATAAATACGTTCCTATTCGCACTCTTCTTTAGTTATTTCGTTATATCGGGTGCAGGAGTATCCGCATTCATCAGTGGACTTCTGTTTAAAATATTCGGAGAGGCAAATCATCTTTCCTCTTCCGGGACTTTTTTCATTTTAATTTATTCCATCCTATTTTGGCTTGCAAACGATTTCGGAAGATTTTTCGCTCATTGGCTTCTTCATAAAACATTTCTCTGGGAATTCCATAAACTACATCATTCCGCAAAAGTATTAAACCCTCTCACAGTGTATAGAGTTCATCCTGTAGAAGCAATCCTGGTGAATTCATTAGGAGCTCTTTGTTCCGGGATCGTAACCGGGTTAGCCGTTTTCCTATTTCCGAACGGTATCAATATGTTGTCTTTTTTAGGAGTGAATGCTGGAATTTTCGTATTTAATCTATATGCGAATTTAAGACATTCTCATATAGGTCTTCGATTTCCTAGATGGTTGAGCAAAATATTTTTAAGTCCTGCTCAACATCAAATCCATCATAGCACCGATATTAATCTTCAAAACAAGAATATAGGAGTATCTTTCGCATTTTGGGATATTCTTTTCGGAAGTCTTTATATTCCTCAGGAAGGAGAAGCAGAACAAACGATCTTCGGTCTGGAGGAAGAAGATGATAGTAACTTCGAAAACCTTTTTAAGATCTATTTTTTACCTTTTCAAAAAATACTGAGTAAGACCAGAACATTAATCACTCTTTCCAAACACGAATCTAAATCTTGA
- a CDS encoding NnrS family protein gives MKSVLDFRSAIWSVAFRPFFLFSSFHALFAVLVWILILFSIIPSPFLTGGIQIHSYEMVFGFGRGAIIGFLFTAGQNWTKKVLAKEGYLALLFGLWFLGRFGFLSNPYLSYAALTADLYCDLLVLFYLAPPLFAKGQEHNRVVVVTYFLLFLLHILTAFSFLNILPEGWSLHFIHLSLFVILQFVILIGGRIMPFFTSAAVPGANPKRFLKLESLIRYGGFLFLGIEACAFWFPEIIPFAGLFCLAFGILNYSRWLFWEPWKSKKVPILWILHSGYFWLCSGFLAYGLSHLGFFPSSSAFHIFTVGGIGVFVYGMITRVSLGHTGRPIKASKLIILGYILINLAVIARVFFPLINKYREAYLFSALFWITAFLIFTFKYSKILISPRAFTSS, from the coding sequence ATGAAATCAGTTCTGGATTTTCGTTCTGCGATCTGGTCAGTTGCATTTCGCCCATTTTTTTTATTTAGTTCATTTCACGCACTATTTGCAGTACTTGTCTGGATCTTAATCCTATTCTCAATCATACCTTCTCCATTCCTAACCGGAGGAATCCAGATCCATTCGTACGAGATGGTTTTTGGTTTTGGAAGAGGAGCAATTATAGGATTCCTTTTTACTGCAGGCCAAAATTGGACAAAAAAAGTTCTGGCTAAAGAAGGATATTTAGCACTTCTATTCGGACTCTGGTTTTTAGGTAGATTCGGATTTTTATCCAACCCGTATCTTTCCTATGCTGCACTTACTGCTGATCTATATTGTGATCTATTGGTCCTTTTCTATCTTGCACCTCCCTTATTTGCAAAAGGCCAGGAACATAACCGCGTTGTTGTGGTTACTTACTTTCTATTATTCTTACTTCATATATTAACAGCGTTTTCATTTTTGAATATTTTACCGGAAGGATGGAGTTTACATTTCATTCATCTTTCTCTTTTTGTAATACTTCAATTTGTGATACTTATAGGCGGAAGGATTATGCCCTTCTTCACCTCGGCGGCTGTGCCGGGTGCAAATCCGAAAAGATTTCTAAAATTAGAAAGTTTGATTCGATATGGAGGATTTCTATTTTTAGGAATAGAAGCTTGCGCTTTCTGGTTTCCTGAGATCATTCCATTTGCAGGATTATTTTGCCTCGCATTCGGGATCTTAAACTATTCTCGTTGGCTTTTCTGGGAACCTTGGAAGTCCAAAAAAGTACCTATTCTCTGGATCTTACATTCGGGTTATTTCTGGTTATGCTCCGGGTTCTTAGCATATGGACTTTCTCATTTGGGATTTTTCCCTAGTTCTTCCGCTTTTCATATTTTCACTGTAGGAGGAATAGGAGTCTTCGTATATGGCATGATCACGAGGGTCTCACTTGGTCATACCGGTAGACCGATTAAAGCTTCAAAATTGATAATCTTAGGATATATTTTGATCAACTTAGCAGTTATCGCCAGGGTATTTTTTCCTTTAATCAATAAATATAGAGAAGCTTATCTATTTTCCGCTCTATTCTGGATAACCGCATTTTTGATATTTACGTTTAAATATTCTAAAATTTTAATAAGTCCTAGAGCATTCACCAGTTCTTGA